A DNA window from Paenibacillus sp. HWE-109 contains the following coding sequences:
- a CDS encoding cupredoxin domain-containing protein yields MKKLLVLLMGIALVIAIAACGNKDTKSAGSTTSPAPSAAQTGGQQVVLKATNYKFDQTEYRVKKGEPVTITLDNSQGVHGASIKEFKVNLDNGNKTVTFTPDKAGSYPINCSIMCGSGHANMKTTLIVE; encoded by the coding sequence ATGAAAAAACTACTCGTTCTTTTAATGGGAATAGCCTTAGTCATTGCCATAGCTGCCTGTGGAAACAAAGATACCAAATCAGCTGGGTCGACAACAAGTCCTGCCCCTAGCGCAGCACAAACTGGTGGACAGCAAGTAGTGCTCAAAGCAACAAACTACAAATTCGACCAAACTGAATATCGCGTCAAAAAAGGTGAGCCTGTTACGATTACCCTGGATAATTCCCAAGGCGTGCACGGCGCTTCTATCAAAGAATTCAAAGTCAACTTGGATAATGGCAATAAAACCGTTACCTTCACACCTGACAAAGCAGGATCCTATCCGATCAACTGCTCGATTATGTGCGGATCGGGTCACGCGAATATGAAAACAACTTTGATTGTCGAATAA
- a CDS encoding endonuclease MutS2, which translates to MNKKIIKTLDYAKILHKLAHHAATSLGKDAVEKLEPKGDFELVKLRLQATDEAVNIERLKGNAPFGGIRDIRSSLHRARIGGMLNPSELLDISTTLFGSRRLKRFVLAVHADEYAVPMLKDQVDLLTENKPLEDKINSCIDENAVVVDSASPELGRVRSELRTGESRVRERLEQMLRNSSIQKMLQDVLITIRNDRFVIPVKSEYRSSFGGTIHDQSASGATLYIEPDAIVQLNNKIRELKFKEEVEVEKILRALTELVAEQVDVLVEDVDLLAELDFTFAKAGLARELKATMPRLNDRGFIKIKRGRHPLIAADAVVPLDLELGNDYSQIIVTGPNTGGKTVSLKTVGLLSLMAMSGLFVPAEEGSQLCVFDAIYADIGDEQSIEQNLSTFSSHMTNIISILRDMTPKSLVLLDELGAGTDPAEGSALAISILDYIHQIGCRIIATTHYSELKAYAYQKQGTINASMEFDVQTLSPTYRLLVGVPGRSNAFAIAERLGLSRRIIEHARTQVGEEDKRVESMIASLEENRLIAEAERLSAEQLRREAEEMRQALEAQQVKFDEQRDKLLEKAERDAREAVAKARREADEVIADLRRMAQEEAGGVKDHRLVEAKRRLDQAAPELREKQVRAAKKRPERIEAGDEVRVVTLGQKGHVVEIVSPTEATVQLGIMKMKVALSNLEKVGGQAQKKPVHQAATTLKRTRDDNVKMELDMRGLNVEEALIEADRFLDESFLSNFGQVYLIHGKGTGVLRTGMQEYLRRHKHVKSYRMGNYNEGGAGVTVVELK; encoded by the coding sequence TTGAATAAGAAAATTATCAAAACATTAGATTATGCGAAGATTTTACATAAACTGGCTCATCACGCAGCAACTTCACTAGGGAAAGATGCTGTGGAAAAGCTTGAACCCAAGGGTGATTTTGAACTGGTCAAGCTTAGGCTTCAAGCAACGGATGAGGCAGTTAATATTGAGCGTTTGAAAGGTAATGCGCCTTTTGGAGGAATTCGTGATATTCGATCCTCCTTGCATCGTGCCCGTATTGGCGGCATGTTGAATCCCTCTGAACTGCTTGATATTTCCACCACGCTATTTGGAAGTCGCAGGTTGAAGCGTTTTGTACTGGCCGTTCATGCTGATGAATATGCTGTGCCTATGCTCAAGGATCAGGTTGATTTACTTACTGAAAATAAACCGTTGGAAGATAAAATAAACAGCTGTATTGATGAGAATGCGGTCGTCGTAGACAGCGCAAGTCCTGAACTGGGCAGAGTGCGCAGTGAGCTTCGGACAGGCGAAAGCAGAGTGCGCGAACGCTTGGAGCAGATGCTGCGCAACTCATCTATCCAGAAAATGCTGCAGGATGTTCTGATCACGATTCGGAATGACCGATTCGTGATACCCGTTAAATCCGAATATCGTTCCAGCTTTGGCGGGACAATTCATGATCAGTCCGCTTCTGGCGCGACATTGTATATTGAACCCGATGCCATCGTGCAGTTGAATAACAAAATTCGTGAACTCAAGTTCAAAGAAGAAGTGGAAGTTGAGAAGATTCTAAGAGCGTTGACAGAGCTGGTTGCTGAGCAAGTGGATGTGCTTGTAGAGGATGTAGATCTTCTTGCGGAGCTTGATTTCACATTCGCCAAAGCCGGTTTGGCCAGAGAATTGAAAGCGACGATGCCGCGCTTAAATGACCGTGGTTTCATCAAAATTAAGCGAGGCCGCCATCCATTAATCGCGGCGGATGCCGTCGTGCCGCTTGATTTGGAGCTGGGAAATGATTATTCGCAAATTATTGTGACAGGCCCTAATACAGGGGGGAAAACCGTTTCCCTGAAGACCGTAGGTCTTCTAAGCTTAATGGCGATGTCAGGATTATTCGTTCCAGCCGAAGAAGGCAGTCAACTATGCGTGTTTGATGCTATCTACGCGGATATTGGCGACGAGCAGAGTATTGAACAAAACTTGAGTACTTTTTCCAGTCACATGACGAATATTATAAGTATTTTAAGGGATATGACGCCAAAGAGCTTAGTCTTGCTGGATGAGCTTGGCGCTGGTACGGATCCTGCGGAAGGGTCCGCTTTAGCGATTTCTATTCTGGACTACATCCATCAAATCGGCTGTCGAATTATTGCGACGACCCATTATTCAGAACTCAAAGCCTACGCGTACCAAAAGCAAGGAACCATTAATGCCAGTATGGAATTTGATGTACAAACACTAAGTCCAACCTATCGTTTGCTTGTCGGTGTGCCGGGGCGAAGCAATGCTTTTGCGATTGCCGAGCGTCTGGGCTTGTCACGCCGCATTATTGAACATGCGCGCACGCAGGTGGGCGAAGAAGATAAGCGCGTCGAGTCGATGATCGCATCGCTCGAAGAGAACCGCCTCATCGCCGAAGCCGAGCGCCTAAGCGCTGAGCAGTTGCGGCGCGAGGCTGAAGAGATGCGCCAGGCGCTGGAGGCGCAGCAGGTGAAGTTCGACGAGCAGCGCGACAAGCTGCTCGAGAAGGCCGAGCGCGACGCGCGTGAGGCTGTCGCCAAGGCGCGCCGCGAGGCGGACGAAGTCATCGCCGATCTGCGGCGCATGGCGCAGGAAGAAGCCGGCGGGGTCAAGGACCACCGGCTGGTCGAAGCGAAGCGCCGCCTCGACCAGGCGGCGCCGGAGCTGCGCGAGAAGCAGGTGCGCGCAGCGAAGAAGCGGCCTGAGCGCATCGAGGCCGGTGATGAAGTGCGCGTCGTGACCCTGGGTCAGAAGGGTCACGTCGTAGAGATTGTGAGCCCGACCGAAGCGACTGTCCAGCTAGGCATCATGAAGATGAAGGTGGCGCTGTCCAACCTCGAGAAGGTCGGAGGTCAGGCACAGAAGAAGCCGGTGCATCAAGCGGCAACGACGCTCAAGCGAACACGCGACGATAATGTCAAGATGGAGCTCGATATGCGAGGACTAAATGTGGAGGAAGCGCTAATCGAGGCTGATCGCTTTTTGGATGAATCCTTCTTAAGCAATTTTGGGCAAGTGTACCTGATTCATGGCAAAGGCACAGGCGTGCTGCGCACAGGCATGCAAGAGTATTTACGCCGCCACAAACATGTGAAAAGTTACCGAATGGGGAACTACAATGAGGGTGGCGCCGGAGTCACCGTGGTCGAATTGAAATAA
- a CDS encoding DUF350 domain-containing protein, which yields MNEEVDVLLSNPYLSTLAFFAVAVVALVVFLTIFELLTKYDDWAEIKKGNLSVAMATGGKIFGICNLFRFAILNNDTMMHSLIWAGYGFLLLLVAYFIFEFLTPYFKIDEEIKKDNRAVGFLSLTISVSLSYVVGACVT from the coding sequence ATGAATGAAGAGGTGGATGTGTTGCTTAGTAACCCGTATTTATCGACGCTTGCATTCTTTGCAGTAGCCGTTGTCGCACTCGTCGTCTTTCTAACGATTTTTGAATTGCTGACCAAGTATGATGACTGGGCAGAAATCAAAAAAGGGAATTTATCTGTGGCGATGGCAACAGGCGGGAAAATTTTTGGGATTTGTAATTTATTCCGCTTTGCGATTCTCAACAATGATACGATGATGCATTCTCTCATCTGGGCAGGGTACGGTTTCTTGCTGTTGTTGGTTGCCTACTTCATTTTTGAATTTTTGACGCCTTATTTTAAAATTGATGAAGAAATCAAAAAGGATAATCGTGCTGTCGGTTTCTTGTCTCTGACCATTTCCGTTTCCCTTTCATACGTAGTTGGAGCTTGTGTAACCTAG
- the pheT gene encoding phenylalanine--tRNA ligase subunit beta, with protein sequence MKVSYQWLSEYVDVSGFTAEELAEKLTRSGIEVDIVEDRNKGVTNVVVGYVKTREKHPDADKLSVCTIDAGQGEDLQIVCGAKNVDAGQKVPVAMIGAVLPGGLQIKRAKLRGVESQGMICSAKELGLNDKLLPKEIQEGILVLPEDTVIGSSVLDVLSINDKVLELDLTPNRSDCLSMLGAAYEIAAILGRSVKLPDAETAGSSAVKAADRISVKITATEQCTHYAARLIEGVRVGTSPLWIQNRLMAAGIRPINNIVDITNFVMLEYGQPLHAFDAEQLNNGHIDVRLAAAGEKLVTLDDVERTLEPHMLLVTDGTKPVAIAGVMGGANSEVTEGTTRILLESAKFAGSSVRRTSRQLGLRSEASLRFEKEVNPEAVLPALNRAAALIAQYAAGQVADGIVEAVSGSHKPVSIELAADRVNKYLGTELSLAEMGQIIERLHFTFEQAGEGKLLVHVPSRRGDITRDVDLIEEVARLFGYDNIPTTLMSGVTTPGSLSQEQSIRRITRNLLTQSGLHEVITYSFTQPDQTSLPGLYPAAKPISLAMPMSEERSQLRTTLLPHLLDVVSYNRNRTMDDVAIFEIGKVFITDEAALTTLPQEKLLLSIVLTGKRRQAHWAQKSEAVDFYDIKGIFDRLISYLGVKGLTYQSASPEGFHPGRTAELVLNTAEGSKVIGRMGQLHPTVQQQRDLDDTYVLEIEFSPILEAASDAIVYKLLPRYPSIGRDLAVVVKANVPVGLMEQSIAEVAGELLESIHVFDIYTGERLGADRKSVAIALVYRHAERTLLDEEVTELHAKVVQTLEQQYEAELRK encoded by the coding sequence ATGAAAGTTTCTTATCAATGGTTATCGGAATATGTCGATGTATCAGGGTTCACAGCTGAGGAATTAGCAGAAAAACTAACCCGAAGCGGTATTGAAGTGGATATCGTGGAAGATCGGAACAAAGGGGTAACGAACGTCGTAGTCGGTTATGTCAAAACGCGTGAAAAGCATCCGGATGCCGATAAATTGAGCGTTTGTACGATTGATGCGGGACAAGGTGAAGACTTGCAAATCGTTTGCGGCGCTAAGAATGTGGACGCGGGTCAAAAGGTGCCTGTCGCGATGATCGGTGCTGTGCTGCCCGGCGGCTTGCAAATCAAACGCGCTAAATTGCGCGGCGTTGAATCCCAGGGTATGATTTGCTCGGCCAAGGAACTTGGACTCAATGACAAGCTTCTGCCCAAAGAAATTCAGGAGGGCATTCTAGTTCTCCCGGAAGATACAGTGATCGGCAGCTCGGTGCTTGATGTCCTGAGCATTAATGATAAAGTGCTGGAGCTTGATTTGACGCCTAACCGCTCCGACTGTTTAAGCATGCTTGGAGCTGCTTATGAAATCGCAGCAATTCTGGGCCGCAGCGTGAAGCTTCCTGATGCGGAAACAGCAGGGTCAAGCGCTGTGAAAGCAGCAGATCGCATCAGCGTGAAAATTACAGCAACGGAGCAGTGCACACACTACGCAGCTCGTTTAATTGAAGGCGTACGCGTCGGCACGTCGCCGCTATGGATTCAGAACCGACTGATGGCAGCGGGAATTCGCCCCATCAACAACATCGTAGATATCACGAATTTCGTGATGCTGGAGTACGGTCAGCCTTTGCATGCTTTTGATGCGGAGCAGTTGAACAATGGGCACATCGACGTACGCCTCGCTGCAGCCGGCGAGAAGCTCGTTACACTCGATGATGTGGAACGTACACTTGAGCCGCACATGCTGCTCGTAACGGATGGTACGAAGCCTGTAGCAATCGCTGGTGTCATGGGCGGAGCTAACTCCGAAGTGACCGAAGGCACGACGCGGATTCTGCTCGAATCCGCCAAGTTCGCAGGCAGCTCTGTGCGCCGCACGTCGCGCCAGCTGGGCCTTCGCTCTGAAGCGAGTCTTCGCTTCGAGAAAGAAGTCAACCCGGAAGCGGTGCTTCCGGCATTGAACCGGGCCGCTGCGCTGATCGCTCAGTACGCAGCTGGCCAAGTCGCAGACGGCATCGTTGAAGCCGTCTCAGGCTCCCACAAGCCGGTCAGCATCGAGCTTGCCGCTGACCGTGTGAATAAATATCTTGGCACTGAACTTTCGTTGGCCGAGATGGGTCAAATTATCGAGCGCCTGCACTTCACATTCGAGCAGGCGGGTGAAGGCAAGCTGCTCGTGCATGTGCCGAGCCGCCGCGGCGACATTACCCGGGATGTCGATTTGATCGAAGAAGTGGCGCGTCTCTTCGGCTACGACAACATCCCGACAACCTTGATGAGCGGTGTGACTACGCCAGGCTCCTTGTCCCAAGAGCAGTCGATTCGCCGCATTACGCGGAATCTGCTGACGCAAAGCGGACTGCATGAAGTCATTACGTACTCCTTCACACAGCCGGACCAAACTTCCCTGCCAGGTCTTTATCCGGCAGCCAAGCCAATCTCGCTGGCGATGCCAATGAGCGAGGAACGCAGCCAACTGCGCACGACCTTGCTTCCGCATTTGCTGGACGTCGTAAGCTATAACCGCAATCGCACGATGGACGATGTGGCGATCTTTGAAATTGGCAAAGTCTTCATCACCGACGAAGCCGCTCTGACAACCCTGCCGCAAGAGAAGCTGCTGTTGTCTATCGTGCTGACCGGCAAACGCCGTCAAGCGCACTGGGCACAGAAGTCCGAAGCTGTTGATTTCTATGATATCAAAGGTATTTTTGACCGTCTGATCAGCTATTTGGGCGTCAAAGGACTTACGTACCAATCGGCCTCACCGGAAGGATTCCACCCAGGACGTACAGCGGAACTTGTACTGAACACCGCTGAAGGCTCCAAGGTGATTGGTCGAATGGGGCAGCTGCATCCAACTGTGCAGCAGCAGCGCGATTTGGACGACACCTACGTGCTTGAGATTGAATTCTCTCCTATTCTGGAAGCAGCGAGCGACGCCATCGTCTACAAATTGCTGCCGCGCTATCCGTCCATCGGACGTGATCTGGCTGTGGTTGTCAAAGCGAACGTCCCCGTAGGACTTATGGAGCAATCCATTGCCGAAGTAGCTGGCGAGCTGCTGGAATCCATTCACGTATTTGACATCTACACGGGTGAACGTCTGGGCGCGGACCGCAAAAGTGTAGCGATCGCTCTGGTCTATCGACACGCAGAAAGAACGCTGCTAGATGAAGAAGTAACGGAGCTCCATGCCAAAGTGGTTCAAACCCTTGAACAGCAATATGAGGCGGAGTTGAGAAAATAG
- a CDS encoding MFS transporter: MHKDQSQTRRRQARVAEGRTGNYFGHQASGGGNKAKVHKGRLDAQSILLLIVHTLFGSANALSGTFVGVYLWKAKNDFALIGWFTLATHLTMAITFWLAGKWVKEHNKMNCLRVGVSVSAVFYMLVLWLGPSSIHYFVWLGMVQGISSGLFWVAFNVVYFEVTDPDNRDRFNGWIGLLGSGAGIVAPWISGVLIIRLGDVSGYRLIFSISLGVFLLGVVISFFLKKRKVQGTYEWLFPLRCLRQSETPWKRVSLALVFQGVREGVFGFMIALLVYISTASEASLGNFVLITSAVSLVSFWAAGRFIKPHFRKISMLIGAVMVVVVIFPFFWKMGYSTLLLFGLGASLFFPMYSVPMVSAVFDLIGSNEASAKQREEYIVLRELSLNAGRMLGVLLFIGVISWSKAPLVINVLLLVIGSSPLVSWYFMKRQLSVIKP; encoded by the coding sequence ATGCATAAGGATCAGAGCCAGACGAGAAGGAGACAAGCACGGGTAGCGGAAGGACGAACGGGCAATTATTTTGGTCATCAAGCAAGCGGTGGCGGGAATAAGGCTAAGGTCCATAAAGGGCGTTTGGATGCACAGTCCATTTTATTGCTCATCGTTCATACCTTGTTCGGAAGCGCGAACGCTTTATCAGGGACTTTCGTTGGCGTTTATTTGTGGAAAGCCAAAAATGATTTTGCACTTATTGGCTGGTTTACACTAGCCACACATCTGACGATGGCCATCACCTTCTGGCTGGCTGGCAAATGGGTCAAGGAACATAATAAGATGAACTGTTTGCGAGTTGGGGTTTCGGTTTCAGCGGTTTTCTATATGCTGGTTTTGTGGCTGGGACCAAGCAGTATACATTACTTTGTTTGGCTCGGCATGGTGCAGGGGATATCATCGGGTCTATTTTGGGTTGCTTTTAATGTGGTCTACTTTGAAGTAACAGACCCTGATAACCGCGACCGTTTTAATGGTTGGATCGGGCTTCTGGGCTCAGGCGCGGGGATTGTGGCTCCGTGGATTTCGGGCGTGTTGATTATTCGGCTCGGGGACGTCAGTGGCTACCGTTTGATTTTTTCCATTTCGTTAGGTGTATTTCTGCTTGGTGTGGTCATTAGTTTCTTTCTCAAAAAACGCAAGGTGCAGGGCACCTATGAATGGCTGTTTCCTTTGCGCTGTCTCCGCCAGTCGGAGACCCCTTGGAAGCGTGTGAGTCTGGCCCTCGTATTTCAAGGCGTTCGGGAAGGCGTTTTTGGCTTCATGATCGCGTTGCTCGTCTACATATCTACAGCCAGTGAAGCGAGTCTGGGCAATTTTGTACTGATTACATCAGCTGTTTCCTTAGTTAGCTTCTGGGCAGCAGGTCGATTCATCAAACCGCATTTTCGTAAAATAAGCATGCTCATCGGTGCTGTCATGGTCGTCGTGGTAATATTCCCTTTTTTCTGGAAAATGGGGTATAGCACGCTGCTCCTTTTTGGGTTGGGAGCTTCTCTCTTTTTCCCGATGTATTCGGTGCCAATGGTGTCAGCTGTCTTCGATCTGATTGGTTCTAATGAGGCAAGCGCGAAACAGCGGGAAGAGTACATCGTGCTGAGGGAATTATCCTTGAATGCAGGCCGTATGCTGGGCGTTTTACTCTTCATTGGCGTTATATCCTGGAGCAAAGCTCCGCTAGTAATCAATGTGCTGTTATTGGTTATCGGCAGCTCGCCGCTAGTGAGTTGGTATTTTATGAAAAGGCAGCTTTCGGTAATTAAGCCTTGA
- the cysK gene encoding cysteine synthase A: MAQNRMVGSITELIGDTPAVRINRLVEPGDAELYVKLEYFNPSGSVKDRAAYNLIEQAEKKGLLRPGATIIEPTSGNTGIGLAMNAAAKGYKAILIMPDNMSKERINILKAYGAEVVLTPAAERMPGAIAKAEELRQQIANSYIPQQFENAANPDIHRTTTAPEILQQMEGRLDAFIATSGTGGTITGTGEVLREKLPDIQIYVVEPKGSPVLSGGEPGPHKLVGTSPGFVPAILNTSVYDHIVQVADEDAIRTMRDLASQEGILVGPSAGASVWTGLQVARKLGAGKRVLCIAPDTGERYLSMDIFD, from the coding sequence ATGGCGCAGAACAGAATGGTAGGCAGCATCACAGAGCTCATCGGAGATACGCCGGCAGTGCGGATTAACCGATTGGTCGAGCCAGGTGACGCTGAACTCTATGTAAAGCTGGAATATTTCAATCCAAGCGGCAGTGTGAAGGATCGTGCTGCTTATAACTTAATTGAGCAGGCTGAGAAAAAAGGACTTCTTCGTCCTGGGGCTACGATCATTGAGCCGACAAGCGGCAACACCGGCATCGGACTTGCGATGAATGCAGCCGCCAAGGGCTATAAAGCGATATTGATCATGCCGGATAATATGAGCAAAGAACGTATTAATATCCTCAAAGCCTATGGCGCAGAGGTTGTACTTACACCAGCCGCGGAGCGGATGCCAGGGGCGATTGCCAAAGCGGAGGAACTGCGGCAGCAAATTGCGAACAGTTATATTCCTCAGCAATTTGAGAATGCAGCGAATCCGGACATCCATCGGACGACTACGGCTCCGGAAATTCTGCAGCAAATGGAAGGGCGACTGGACGCCTTCATTGCAACCTCGGGTACAGGAGGCACAATTACCGGTACAGGCGAGGTTCTTCGGGAGAAACTGCCAGATATTCAGATCTATGTTGTGGAGCCCAAAGGGTCTCCTGTGCTCTCAGGCGGGGAGCCTGGTCCGCACAAGCTTGTTGGGACAAGCCCGGGGTTCGTGCCGGCTATTTTGAACACAAGCGTGTATGATCACATCGTCCAAGTTGCCGATGAGGACGCCATCCGCACGATGCGGGATCTAGCAAGCCAAGAGGGTATACTCGTCGGGCCATCCGCAGGAGCTTCGGTCTGGACGGGTTTGCAGGTTGCTCGTAAGCTAGGCGCTGGCAAACGGGTGTTGTGTATTGCGCCGGATACAGGCGAGAGATATTTAAGCATGGATATTTTTGATTAA
- a CDS encoding phage holin family protein, with protein MHLLGHLVRFIVSALVLMFVSWLVPGFKVGGFWSAFFLALVIAVAAWIIEGVFGKQITPFGRGIVGFLVSALVIWAAQFVVSNVSTSVIGAILAALVIGIIDLFIPVKTPFEQGISGREDRR; from the coding sequence ATGCATCTTCTTGGACATCTCGTAAGGTTTATTGTATCTGCTTTGGTCTTAATGTTTGTCAGTTGGCTAGTGCCGGGATTTAAGGTCGGCGGATTCTGGAGCGCATTTTTTCTAGCACTTGTTATCGCCGTCGCCGCTTGGATTATTGAAGGGGTTTTCGGCAAACAAATCACTCCTTTTGGCAGAGGAATCGTAGGTTTTCTAGTGAGTGCGCTTGTCATTTGGGCCGCTCAATTTGTCGTGAGCAATGTATCGACGAGTGTAATAGGTGCAATTTTAGCCGCTTTAGTCATCGGGATCATCGACTTGTTCATCCCTGTGAAAACCCCCTTTGAACAAGGGATTTCAGGCAGAGAAGATCGTCGATAA
- a CDS encoding response regulator, with translation MANILVVDDAAFLRMMLKLILIEAGHEVVAEASNGLEAMTIYKQVKPDLVTMDITMPEMDGITAVRGIIDYDPTARIVMCSAVAQKKMIMESFAAGAKDFLVKPFHKDRVTETIAKVMSR, from the coding sequence TTGGCAAACATACTGGTTGTTGATGATGCGGCATTTTTAAGGATGATGCTCAAATTAATATTGATAGAGGCCGGACATGAGGTCGTTGCCGAAGCATCCAATGGACTCGAAGCCATGACCATATATAAACAAGTTAAGCCGGATTTGGTTACGATGGATATCACGATGCCAGAGATGGATGGCATTACGGCGGTTAGAGGCATTATCGACTATGACCCGACTGCGAGGATTGTTATGTGCTCTGCGGTTGCTCAGAAAAAGATGATTATGGAGTCTTTTGCTGCCGGAGCCAAGGATTTTCTGGTCAAGCCTTTTCACAAGGATCGAGTTACGGAGACGATAGCCAAAGTGATGAGTCGTTAA
- a CDS encoding Lrp/AsnC family transcriptional regulator has product MDTLKLKILELMKEDARRSADLIATMLGTAEDEVARAISEMEADKVIVKYATVVNWSKVDDEKVTALIEVQITPERGRGFDAIAERIYLYPEVKSVYLMSGAYDLLVEIEGNSLKQVASFVSNKLSPIDRVLSTKTNFILKKYKQDGIIFEDQADDHRMLVSP; this is encoded by the coding sequence ATGGATACTTTGAAGCTTAAAATTCTCGAACTAATGAAAGAAGACGCCCGCCGAAGCGCGGATCTTATCGCCACAATGCTAGGAACGGCGGAGGACGAAGTGGCGCGAGCGATAAGCGAGATGGAAGCGGATAAGGTCATCGTCAAATATGCGACAGTGGTGAACTGGAGTAAAGTAGATGACGAAAAGGTTACCGCCCTAATTGAAGTGCAAATTACACCGGAACGCGGACGCGGCTTCGATGCCATCGCGGAACGGATTTACCTATATCCGGAAGTCAAATCCGTCTACTTGATGTCAGGTGCTTATGACTTGCTTGTTGAAATTGAGGGCAACTCCCTGAAGCAAGTAGCCTCTTTTGTTTCGAATAAATTGTCACCAATCGACCGTGTGCTTTCTACAAAAACAAATTTCATATTAAAAAAATACAAACAAGACGGCATTATATTCGAGGATCAGGCTGATGATCACCGTATGCTCGTTTCGCCGTAA
- a CDS encoding CvpA family protein: MTIHTFDYVMLAIVALGLLLGYFRGFIAQIVSIAGFILAYLVAFYFYKDLAPLLRNAISLPTYENYQKYEFIVKGLNLDTYILNAIAFALLFFGVKFALVFLGRALHILAKTPGLNFINRWSGALLGLAEALLIIIIAVNVMTIIPSDGLQKLLANSTIAPYLINELPNLAGKLQEMWKQGIPI; the protein is encoded by the coding sequence GTGACCATACATACTTTTGATTATGTGATGCTCGCGATAGTGGCTCTGGGTCTTCTACTAGGCTACTTTAGAGGCTTTATTGCGCAAATTGTTTCAATTGCAGGCTTTATTTTAGCTTATTTAGTCGCTTTTTACTTCTACAAAGACTTGGCGCCGCTGCTGCGGAATGCCATCTCACTGCCAACTTACGAAAATTATCAAAAGTACGAATTCATCGTAAAAGGTCTTAATCTCGATACGTATATCCTGAATGCGATAGCTTTCGCTTTATTGTTTTTTGGCGTGAAGTTTGCGTTGGTCTTTCTGGGCAGGGCACTTCATATCCTGGCCAAAACACCGGGGCTAAACTTCATTAATCGTTGGAGCGGCGCGCTTTTGGGATTGGCGGAAGCGCTCTTAATTATCATCATAGCTGTGAATGTCATGACGATTATCCCCTCGGACGGACTTCAAAAACTACTTGCCAATTCAACGATAGCTCCATATCTGATCAATGAACTGCCCAACTTAGCAGGCAAGCTTCAAGAGATGTGGAAACAAGGGATTCCTATATAG
- a CDS encoding PspA/IM30 family protein: MGIFKRLRDMTMASINDMLDKAEDPVKMLNQFLRDMEEDILEAESAVAKSIAIEKKFKLQFEESEEMVTKRTEQAMKALESGNEDLARRALEDKKEHQARYDELKRQYDLAKTNADQLRGQLTEMKDEFNKMKNKKDLLIARAETAKAQKQINQAMSGFGTDNAAKGFDRMSEKVLQMEAEAQASGEIRAKNRSLDDELAGLGAGSSGIDDELAAMKAKLAEKKQS; the protein is encoded by the coding sequence ATGGGAATTTTCAAAAGACTGCGTGACATGACGATGGCTTCAATCAATGATATGCTGGACAAAGCGGAAGATCCGGTTAAAATGTTGAATCAGTTCTTGCGCGACATGGAAGAGGATATCTTGGAAGCTGAATCTGCGGTTGCTAAATCCATTGCGATTGAGAAGAAATTCAAGCTTCAATTCGAAGAATCCGAAGAAATGGTTACCAAACGCACAGAGCAAGCGATGAAAGCTCTTGAGTCCGGTAATGAAGACTTGGCTCGCCGCGCGTTGGAAGACAAGAAAGAGCATCAAGCTCGTTATGATGAGTTGAAACGTCAATACGATCTGGCCAAAACGAATGCCGATCAGCTTCGCGGTCAATTGACAGAGATGAAAGACGAGTTTAACAAAATGAAGAACAAGAAAGATTTGTTGATTGCCCGTGCTGAAACAGCCAAAGCGCAAAAACAAATCAATCAAGCGATGTCCGGCTTCGGTACCGACAATGCAGCTAAAGGGTTCGACCGCATGAGCGAGAAAGTGCTTCAGATGGAAGCTGAAGCGCAAGCAAGCGGTGAAATTCGCGCTAAAAACCGCAGCTTAGATGATGAGCTTGCTGGACTTGGCGCAGGCAGCAGCGGCATTGACGACGAATTGGCAGCGATGAAAGCAAAGCTTGCTGAAAAAAAACAATCCTAA